From Oscillospiraceae bacterium CM, a single genomic window includes:
- a CDS encoding ABC transporter ATP-binding protein yields the protein MKQTKNHVFHLLTDFARGSKRYFAGAVAAAALSILFTFLMPQIVGFTVDAVLGTKAVMLPAVFSGWYDALGGRGFLRAHFLFCAAGVVLSALLAGLFNYISRMQAAKGTERFTKKLRDTLFTHVQYLPFSWHNANQTGDIIQRCTFDVDTAQRFVAQQLFEVVRTFILVTLALVIMFSMNASLALIALGFIPLVIGYSTIFFKRIASRFKEADEAEGELLIHIQENLTGVRVVRAFGREKYELDRFDEKNDFYVGKWLSLGKILGIFWGIGDIVSALELLLMVAVGAVIAVGGALTLGQFLVFISYTLTMSWPVRQLGRLLSEMSKAGVSFARIKEILDAPVERDDPSAKKPPLNGDIVFDRVSFSYGAQPVLQELSFTVKSGKTLGILGATGAGKSTLTYLLNRLYDLKDGEGRITIGGTDIREIDRRYLRRHVGLVLQEPFLFSKTIFDNIDIAAETRDSARVRKSAEIAAMDETIRSFEDGYNTLVGERGVTLSGGQKQRLTMARTLMQNAPIMVFDDAMSSLDMETDAKIREALHEKTAGTTVILISHRIATLMLADTILVLENGRIAEIGSHEELVAQNGIYRRVYGLQSGLTDEDEGWEAAEHAGK from the coding sequence ATGAAACAGACAAAAAATCACGTTTTTCATCTGCTGACCGATTTTGCCAGGGGGTCAAAGCGGTATTTCGCCGGGGCCGTTGCCGCCGCCGCTTTGAGTATTCTGTTTACTTTTCTCATGCCGCAGATCGTCGGCTTTACGGTGGACGCCGTGCTCGGTACGAAAGCTGTCATGCTGCCAGCGGTTTTTTCCGGGTGGTATGACGCGCTGGGCGGCCGGGGCTTTCTGCGTGCGCATTTTCTGTTCTGTGCTGCCGGTGTTGTGCTGTCCGCCCTGCTCGCCGGCCTCTTTAACTATATTTCACGGATGCAGGCGGCAAAGGGCACCGAGCGTTTTACGAAGAAGCTCCGTGACACGCTTTTTACCCATGTGCAGTATCTCCCGTTTTCCTGGCATAACGCCAATCAGACGGGCGATATCATCCAGCGGTGCACCTTCGACGTCGACACAGCGCAGCGTTTTGTTGCCCAGCAGCTGTTTGAGGTCGTGCGCACGTTTATTCTCGTCACCCTCGCCCTTGTCATCATGTTCTCCATGAACGCGTCCCTCGCGCTTATCGCCCTTGGTTTTATCCCCCTTGTCATCGGCTACTCAACGATTTTCTTCAAACGCATCGCCAGCCGTTTTAAAGAAGCCGATGAGGCTGAGGGGGAGCTGCTCATTCATATTCAGGAGAATTTGACGGGTGTGCGTGTCGTCCGGGCGTTCGGCAGGGAGAAATATGAGCTCGACCGCTTTGACGAAAAAAATGACTTCTACGTCGGGAAATGGCTCTCGCTCGGCAAAATCCTCGGCATCTTCTGGGGCATCGGCGACATTGTCTCTGCGCTGGAGCTTTTGCTGATGGTAGCCGTCGGCGCCGTGATCGCCGTCGGCGGCGCGCTGACGCTTGGGCAGTTTCTTGTGTTCATCAGCTATACGCTTACCATGTCGTGGCCTGTCCGCCAGCTCGGGCGCCTCCTCTCGGAGATGAGCAAGGCGGGCGTTTCGTTTGCGCGGATCAAGGAAATCCTTGACGCGCCTGTTGAAAGAGACGACCCATCCGCCAAAAAACCGCCGCTCAACGGCGACATTGTCTTCGACCGCGTGTCGTTTTCCTACGGCGCGCAGCCTGTTTTGCAGGAGTTGAGCTTCACCGTCAAAAGCGGGAAGACGCTTGGCATTCTCGGCGCGACGGGAGCGGGCAAATCAACGCTTACCTATCTCTTAAACAGGCTTTACGATCTCAAGGACGGCGAGGGGCGCATCACCATCGGCGGCACTGATATCCGGGAGATTGACAGGCGCTATTTAAGGCGACATGTCGGCCTTGTTCTGCAAGAGCCGTTTTTATTTTCAAAGACAATTTTCGATAATATTGATATCGCCGCAGAGACGCGTGACAGCGCCCGCGTCCGGAAAAGTGCCGAAATCGCGGCGATGGATGAGACCATTCGATCCTTTGAGGACGGGTATAACACGCTCGTCGGGGAGCGGGGCGTCACGCTTTCGGGCGGGCAGAAGCAGCGGCTGACGATGGCACGCACACTGATGCAAAACGCGCCGATCATGGTGTTTGACGACGCGATGTCAAGCCTTGACATGGAGACGGATGCGAAAATCCGCGAAGCTCTGCATGAGAAGACAGCCGGGACGACGGTTATCCTGATCTCTCACCGAATCGCAACGCTCATGCTTGCCGATACGATTCTAGTGCTTGAAAACGGCCGGATTGCTGAAATCGGTTCGCACGAAGAGCTTGTTGCGCAAAACGGCATCTACCGCCGCGTTTATGGGTTGCAGTCGGGCCTGACCGACGAAGACGAGGGATGGGAGGCGGCGGAACATGCGGGAAAGTGA
- the rplT gene encoding 50S ribosomal protein L20: protein MARVKGAMMTRKRRNKILKLAKGYWGAKSTHYKMANQAVMKSLTYAYVGRKRKKRDYRQLWISRINAACKMNGMNYSRFMHGLKLSGIDMNRKMLSEMAIHEPEAFTALVSTAKGAIGA from the coding sequence ATGGCCAGAGTTAAAGGCGCGATGATGACGCGCAAAAGAAGAAATAAGATTTTAAAGCTCGCCAAGGGCTATTGGGGCGCCAAGTCAACCCATTATAAGATGGCCAATCAGGCCGTCATGAAATCCCTCACCTACGCGTATGTCGGCCGCAAGCGCAAAAAAAGAGACTACCGTCAGCTGTGGATTTCCCGTATCAACGCCGCATGCAAAATGAACGGGATGAACTACTCCCGCTTCATGCACGGCCTGAAGCTCTCCGGTATCGATATGAACCGCAAGATGCTCTCCGAAATGGCCATCCACGAGCCTGAGGCGTTTACCGCCCTCGTGAGCACCGCGAAGGGCGCCATCGGGGCGTAA
- the murC gene encoding UDP-N-acetylmuramate--L-alanine ligase, whose translation MSISEFESCLKSGSRGHLVGIGGVSMSPLAEVLHNMGVEITGSDMSDSAAVRRLRALGIDIAIGHKAENVDGACFLIRTAAARDDNAEIAAARLAGIPVFERAEAWGFIMRGYKNAVCVAGVHGKTTTTSMVTHILMAAGADPTVMIGGTLPKLNAGHHVGSGDVIVLESCEYYNSFHSFFPTVAVILNVDADHLDFFKDLDDVKNSFRHFASLVPENGFIVCNADDRNTMETLAPLERPLLTFGFGENARVRAVNVTLTGGGSSFDVLYDGAFFCHIVLSVPGRHNVVDALAATASAITLGIPAEAVSEGLLDFTGAGRRFEYKGTVNGAVVYDDYAHHPRELHALLDAVFGLGYRRVICAFQPHTYTRTHALFDDFVAELRRVDVLFLADIYAAREKNTIGITSADLAAQIPGAVFCPTFEDMERQILQSVHDGDIVLTVGAGDIYKVGEHLTESQLRSSANG comes from the coding sequence ATGAGTATTTCTGAATTTGAATCCTGCCTCAAGTCCGGCTCCAGGGGGCATCTTGTCGGCATCGGCGGCGTTTCCATGTCGCCGCTGGCCGAAGTGCTGCACAACATGGGCGTTGAAATCACCGGCTCAGATATGAGCGACAGCGCCGCCGTCCGCCGTCTGCGCGCGCTGGGGATTGACATTGCCATCGGCCACAAGGCGGAAAACGTTGACGGGGCTTGCTTTCTAATCCGAACAGCTGCCGCCCGGGACGACAATGCTGAAATTGCCGCGGCGCGCCTTGCCGGGATTCCCGTCTTTGAGCGCGCGGAAGCTTGGGGCTTTATCATGCGCGGCTATAAAAACGCCGTTTGCGTCGCCGGTGTGCACGGCAAGACGACGACGACTTCCATGGTCACGCATATTTTGATGGCCGCCGGAGCCGACCCGACCGTGATGATCGGCGGAACGCTGCCAAAGCTCAACGCGGGCCATCACGTTGGCAGCGGTGACGTGATTGTACTCGAATCCTGCGAATATTATAATTCTTTTCACAGCTTTTTCCCGACGGTTGCCGTTATTCTCAACGTTGACGCTGACCATCTTGATTTCTTCAAGGACCTGGACGACGTTAAAAACTCCTTCCGGCATTTTGCCTCCCTCGTCCCCGAAAACGGCTTTATCGTCTGCAACGCCGACGACCGCAACACGATGGAAACGCTCGCCCCGCTTGAGCGGCCGCTTCTGACGTTCGGCTTCGGCGAAAATGCGCGTGTGCGTGCGGTGAATGTCACGCTCACCGGCGGCGGCTCCAGTTTTGACGTACTCTATGACGGCGCTTTTTTCTGCCATATTGTTTTAAGCGTCCCCGGCCGCCACAACGTGGTTGACGCGCTGGCGGCAACAGCATCCGCCATCACTCTCGGGATACCGGCTGAGGCCGTTTCAGAGGGGCTCCTCGACTTTACAGGTGCCGGACGGCGCTTTGAATACAAAGGCACGGTCAACGGCGCTGTCGTTTATGATGATTATGCCCACCATCCGCGCGAGCTGCACGCCCTTCTCGACGCCGTGTTTGGCCTTGGCTACCGGCGTGTGATCTGCGCATTTCAGCCGCACACCTATACGCGCACACATGCTCTGTTCGACGATTTTGTCGCCGAGCTCCGCCGAGTGGATGTTTTATTTCTGGCCGACATCTACGCCGCGCGCGAGAAAAACACAATCGGCATTACATCCGCCGACCTCGCAGCCCAAATTCCGGGTGCCGTCTTCTGCCCCACGTTCGAGGACATGGAACGCCAGATTCTTCAGTCGGTCCATGACGGCGATATCGTTCTCACCGTCGGCGCCGGGGACATTTACAAGGTCGGCGAGCATCTCACGGAAAGCCAACTGCGCAGCAGTGCAAACGGCTAA
- a CDS encoding ABC transporter ATP-binding protein, whose product MRESEIDDKALSLGIWARLAPYLKQVRKHLVAVSVFMLLSALANAAFPLFTSYAVNAFITPGRTAGLWLFCVVFLALIVFERLTVLLFSRQSIAVEMYMGRQLKRDCFVRLQELPISFYNVNAVGYLIARIMSDTDRISGMVAWGFSHAAWNLCYILGAIVFMVTLKPSLALLLLALVPVVALITVYFQKKNVFVSRRIRAVNAQITGAYNEGITGARVSKTLVIEEKNCRDFEAVTSEMYRQAVKSARLTATMLPLVLFCGALAVGAVLYKGGILVLNDLLDYGILAAFISYAVSIIEPIMQVSSLLSDMVGAQVGIERVTALVDAPLTISDAPDVIEKYGDVFNPKRENWEPIIGEITFENVSFHYPDSDTYVLEDFCLHIPAGTTVAIVGETGAGKSTLVNLACRFYEPTRGRVLIDGRDVRERSQLWLHSALGYVLQDPHLFSGTMMENIRYGRIEATDDEVRKAAALVSADIVAGRLPDGYDTQVGEGGSRLSTGEKQLVSLARAVLADPPIFVLDEATSSIDTETEQLIQNAVAHILKGRTSFLIAHRLSTIRRADLILVVDDGKIVERGTHETLLAQNGRYAALCRAMRLEEDKFVGAPPDDH is encoded by the coding sequence ATGCGGGAAAGTGAAATCGATGACAAAGCGTTGAGCCTCGGCATTTGGGCCCGTCTCGCGCCATATTTAAAGCAGGTTCGAAAGCACCTTGTTGCCGTCAGTGTCTTTATGCTGCTGTCGGCGCTTGCCAACGCGGCTTTTCCGCTATTTACGAGTTATGCCGTCAACGCCTTCATTACGCCTGGCAGAACGGCGGGGCTTTGGCTGTTTTGTGTGGTGTTCTTGGCGCTTATTGTCTTCGAAAGGCTCACCGTGTTGCTCTTTTCACGCCAATCCATCGCGGTGGAAATGTACATGGGCCGCCAGTTAAAAAGAGACTGCTTTGTCCGGCTGCAAGAGCTGCCAATTTCCTTCTACAATGTCAATGCCGTGGGGTATCTCATTGCGCGCATCATGTCCGACACGGACAGAATCAGCGGTATGGTGGCGTGGGGCTTTTCCCACGCGGCGTGGAATCTGTGCTACATTCTGGGGGCGATTGTCTTCATGGTTACCCTGAAGCCGTCACTCGCGCTCCTCTTGCTCGCACTCGTCCCCGTCGTCGCGCTTATAACGGTTTACTTCCAGAAGAAAAACGTTTTTGTCAGCAGGCGTATCCGTGCCGTCAACGCGCAAATTACCGGCGCGTATAACGAGGGGATTACCGGGGCGAGAGTCTCCAAAACGCTGGTGATTGAAGAGAAAAACTGCCGTGATTTCGAAGCGGTGACAAGCGAGATGTACCGGCAGGCCGTTAAAAGCGCCCGCCTGACGGCCACAATGCTGCCGCTTGTCCTGTTCTGCGGGGCCCTCGCCGTCGGCGCCGTTTTGTACAAGGGCGGCATCCTCGTTTTGAATGATCTGCTGGACTATGGCATTCTGGCGGCCTTTATTTCTTACGCCGTCAGTATCATTGAGCCGATTATGCAGGTCTCCAGTCTCCTGTCGGACATGGTGGGCGCGCAGGTCGGCATCGAGCGTGTCACAGCCCTTGTCGACGCGCCGCTGACGATCAGCGACGCGCCGGACGTCATCGAAAAATATGGGGACGTTTTTAATCCGAAGCGGGAAAACTGGGAACCGATCATTGGTGAAATCACCTTTGAAAATGTCTCGTTTCACTATCCCGACAGCGACACATATGTCTTGGAGGATTTCTGCCTTCACATCCCGGCCGGGACAACAGTGGCCATCGTCGGCGAGACGGGGGCCGGAAAGTCGACACTCGTTAATCTGGCCTGCCGCTTCTATGAGCCGACGCGCGGGCGCGTTTTAATCGATGGGCGCGATGTGCGCGAGCGGAGCCAGCTGTGGCTGCACTCGGCGCTCGGATATGTCCTGCAGGACCCGCATCTTTTTTCCGGAACAATGATGGAAAATATCCGCTATGGGCGGATCGAGGCGACCGACGACGAGGTTAGAAAAGCCGCCGCGCTCGTCTCGGCAGACATTGTCGCCGGGCGGCTCCCGGATGGGTATGACACGCAGGTCGGCGAGGGGGGCTCCCGGCTGTCGACGGGGGAAAAGCAGCTCGTCTCCCTAGCACGCGCCGTTCTGGCAGACCCGCCCATCTTTGTTTTAGATGAAGCCACGTCAAGCATCGACACAGAGACAGAGCAGCTTATTCAAAATGCCGTTGCCCATATCCTCAAAGGGCGCACCTCCTTTCTGATTGCCCACCGCCTTTCAACGATCCGCCGCGCGGATCTCATCCTCGTTGTTGACGACGGCAAAATCGTCGAGCGCGGGACGCATGAGACGCTTTTAGCGCAAAACGGCCGCTATGCCGCGCTTTGCCGCGCGATGCGCCTGGAGGAGGACAAGTTTGTCGGCGCGCCGCCGGATGACCACTAA
- a CDS encoding polynucleotide adenylyltransferase, with protein MMTEIPGFVRRILMALETGGFSACLVGGCLRDMLMKRPVHDWDVATSARAEQIAALFPKTVNTGIRFGTVTVLTDHGPVEVTTFRSDGDYRDNRHPESVRFVGDLYEDLKRRDFTMNAIAMTAGGVRTDPFDGQGDIEKGLIRCVGDPEARFGEDALRLFRAVRFAAQLGFDIEAGTRAAIIKCAPLCAALSAERVRDETEKTLMSDNPALVGTAIVFGLYVSRLKAAKSVPENLEHVKKLPKNARMRWSAFCAVLCRDRLIDDAGDFLRAMRLDAKTIKAGGAGVKTALTGHIGDAVAIKRVLSDIGEDGALCAAAAEEVLYGTDAVSRVEEVLSSGACWSYKDLAVSGDDLLRLGFDADKRLGCILHKLLQHVIEHPGDNRKDILKKIAENER; from the coding sequence GTGATGACCGAGATACCCGGTTTTGTGCGTCGTATCCTCATGGCGCTGGAGACAGGCGGTTTTTCTGCCTGTCTCGTCGGCGGCTGCCTGCGCGATATGCTGATGAAAAGGCCCGTACACGACTGGGATGTGGCAACGTCCGCCCGGGCAGAGCAAATCGCGGCGCTTTTCCCAAAAACAGTGAACACGGGCATCCGCTTCGGGACGGTCACGGTGCTCACCGACCATGGCCCGGTTGAAGTAACAACCTTCCGCAGCGACGGGGATTATCGCGATAACAGGCACCCAGAATCCGTCCGCTTTGTCGGCGATCTGTATGAAGATTTGAAACGGCGCGATTTTACAATGAACGCTATAGCCATGACGGCGGGCGGCGTGCGCACAGACCCGTTTGACGGACAGGGTGATATTGAAAAAGGCCTTATCCGATGTGTCGGAGACCCGGAAGCCCGCTTTGGGGAAGATGCCCTGCGCCTTTTTCGCGCGGTTCGCTTTGCCGCGCAGCTCGGTTTTGACATTGAGGCCGGGACGCGGGCGGCGATTATAAAATGCGCGCCGTTGTGCGCCGCGCTGTCTGCTGAACGCGTCCGTGACGAGACGGAGAAAACACTGATGAGCGACAATCCGGCGCTCGTTGGGACGGCAATCGTCTTCGGCTTATATGTCAGCAGACTGAAAGCTGCCAAGTCTGTGCCGGAAAACCTTGAACACGTCAAAAAACTGCCGAAAAATGCGCGGATGCGCTGGTCGGCTTTCTGTGCCGTACTGTGCCGTGACCGGCTGATTGACGACGCGGGAGATTTTCTGCGCGCCATGCGTCTTGACGCGAAAACGATTAAAGCCGGCGGGGCAGGCGTCAAAACGGCGCTGACAGGGCATATTGGGGACGCGGTAGCCATAAAAAGGGTTTTGTCCGACATTGGGGAAGATGGCGCATTGTGCGCCGCCGCCGCCGAAGAAGTTTTGTACGGCACGGACGCAGTCAGCCGCGTCGAAGAGGTATTATCAAGCGGCGCGTGCTGGTCGTACAAAGACCTTGCGGTGAGCGGCGACGATTTGCTGCGCCTTGGTTTTGATGCCGACAAGCGCCTTGGATGTATACTTCACAAACTGTTGCAGCACGTGATCGAACATCCGGGAGATAACAGGAAGGACATCCTGAAGAAAATTGCCGAGAACGAACGATAA
- a CDS encoding radical SAM protein: protein MKLRQKCAVCPRRCDAERQDERGDGACRMGRRPVVAKAMLHFWEEPCLSGTNGSGAVFFSGCALGCVYCQNSAISLGGFGKPVSIARLRQIYEELIATGAHNINLVNPTHFAEAVFASLASSLPVPVVWNSGGYDSVSTLRRFDSKIQIYLPDFKYALTAPAARYSGAADYPETAKRAIAEMFRQTGPYVVGDDGLLKSGVIIRHLVLPGQLDNTHRVIDWVSETFHHGDVLFSLMSQYTPISNLEKFPELLRRLTPEEYAAATSYLESSGIEDGFFQELSSAKEEYTPNFDLSGV from the coding sequence ATGAAATTGCGTCAGAAATGCGCGGTCTGCCCGCGGCGCTGCGACGCCGAACGCCAAGATGAGCGCGGTGACGGCGCCTGCCGTATGGGCAGACGCCCCGTCGTGGCAAAGGCTATGCTGCATTTTTGGGAGGAGCCGTGCCTGAGCGGCACAAACGGCTCCGGTGCCGTTTTCTTCTCCGGGTGCGCTCTCGGCTGCGTCTACTGCCAGAACAGCGCCATCAGTCTTGGCGGGTTCGGCAAACCGGTTTCCATAGCGCGGCTGCGTCAAATCTATGAGGAACTGATTGCAACGGGCGCGCACAACATCAATCTCGTCAACCCCACGCATTTTGCCGAGGCTGTCTTCGCATCCCTCGCATCCTCCCTGCCTGTCCCTGTCGTTTGGAATTCGGGTGGATATGACAGCGTTTCGACGCTCCGGCGGTTTGACAGCAAAATTCAAATCTATCTGCCGGACTTTAAATATGCCCTCACCGCCCCGGCGGCGCGCTATTCCGGCGCGGCTGATTATCCTGAGACGGCCAAACGCGCCATTGCAGAAATGTTCCGCCAGACGGGCCCATATGTCGTGGGTGATGACGGGTTATTGAAAAGCGGCGTCATCATCCGCCATCTTGTCCTGCCGGGTCAGCTGGACAACACACATCGCGTGATCGACTGGGTCTCGGAGACGTTCCATCACGGCGACGTCTTGTTTTCCCTGATGAGCCAGTATACACCGATCTCCAATCTTGAAAAATTCCCGGAGCTTTTGAGACGCCTAACGCCCGAAGAGTACGCGGCGGCAACGTCATATTTAGAATCCTCCGGCATTGAGGACGGCTTTTTTCAGGAGCTGTCTTCGGCAAAAGAAGAATACACACCGAATTTTGATTTAAGCGGCGTATAA
- a CDS encoding 1-acyl-sn-glycerol-3-phosphate acyltransferase, with amino-acid sequence MNNSARFRHALIWRLVRLPACVFLKLRFRFSARPAPDMTEPFLLIANHLTDFDPLFVGARFKKNIYFVASEHLYRRGFLSHLLSWAFAPIARIKGSADTVSAMNIIRTLRRGSSVCIFAEGDRSWNGVTGPLHATTARLVKAARVPLVTYRLTGGYLTSPRWSRSLRRGKIDGGVVRVTAAQALAAMTDEDLTAMIFSDIYDDAYDDQEKTPVVYRGKKLAEGLENAIYTCPVCRGIGTTHSSGDLFYCDCGLTLRYTEMGYLEGERAPFKTIRDWDAWQTVFLRDAARSFGDGPIFEDTAQSLWRIGDDHSETLVAEGSLTLSKKSLALGSFVVPLENIYRMGVYGAATIVFSADGVNYEIKSEVSRSGRKYLTMYDILTACKKP; translated from the coding sequence ATGAACAATTCGGCTCGATTCCGGCATGCGCTCATCTGGCGGCTCGTCAGGCTTCCGGCATGCGTGTTCCTCAAGCTCAGGTTTCGTTTTTCCGCCCGCCCCGCGCCGGACATGACGGAGCCGTTTCTGTTGATAGCCAACCACCTGACGGATTTCGATCCCCTCTTTGTCGGCGCGCGCTTTAAGAAAAACATCTATTTTGTCGCCAGCGAGCATTTATACCGCCGGGGCTTTTTATCACACCTGCTTTCGTGGGCGTTTGCCCCGATTGCGCGTATCAAAGGCTCGGCGGACACAGTCTCGGCGATGAACATTATCCGAACGCTGCGCCGCGGCTCAAGCGTCTGTATCTTTGCCGAGGGCGACCGATCGTGGAACGGCGTCACAGGCCCTCTGCACGCGACGACAGCCCGCCTCGTCAAGGCCGCGCGCGTCCCGCTTGTCACATACCGCCTGACGGGCGGTTATCTGACAAGCCCCCGCTGGAGCAGGAGCCTGCGCCGCGGGAAAATTGACGGCGGTGTTGTCCGCGTCACCGCCGCGCAGGCGCTCGCCGCCATGACGGACGAGGATCTGACGGCAATGATCTTTTCGGATATCTATGACGACGCATATGACGATCAGGAAAAAACCCCTGTCGTCTATCGTGGGAAGAAGCTTGCCGAGGGACTGGAAAACGCCATTTACACCTGCCCGGTATGCCGCGGCATCGGCACGACGCACAGCAGCGGCGATCTGTTTTACTGCGACTGCGGCCTGACGCTCCGGTATACGGAAATGGGTTATCTGGAGGGTGAGCGCGCGCCCTTTAAAACGATCCGCGATTGGGACGCGTGGCAGACCGTGTTTCTGCGTGATGCCGCCCGGTCTTTTGGCGACGGGCCGATTTTTGAAGACACCGCGCAGAGCCTTTGGCGCATTGGTGACGACCACAGCGAAACGCTGGTGGCGGAAGGATCGCTCACGCTGTCGAAAAAAAGTTTGGCCCTCGGATCGTTTGTCGTTCCGCTTGAAAACATCTACCGCATGGGCGTTTACGGGGCGGCAACGATTGTTTTCTCCGCAGACGGGGTCAACTACGAGATCAAGTCAGAAGTCTCGCGCAGCGGGCGGAAATATCTGACGATGTATGACATCCTGACCGCCTGCAAAAAGCCGTAA
- a CDS encoding single-stranded DNA-binding protein has translation MNNVVQLCGSVGDRPKFSHQGGSDNYFSFPLEVERLSGYVDTINVIVRQDLLETLEVDGGSHLAVFGELRSFNNKRGDGSRLVISVLAKELTFTDDEDTNTVALTGVLCKRPNLRKTPMGRQICDLMLAVNRRYGRSDYLPCIAWGRLAEKTADLKVGAPLTLEGRIQSRTYIKTENNIQNERTAFEVSIVTIVP, from the coding sequence ATGAATAATGTTGTCCAACTGTGCGGTTCGGTTGGAGACCGGCCAAAGTTTTCCCATCAGGGTGGCAGCGATAACTATTTTTCATTTCCACTCGAAGTCGAACGTCTCTCCGGCTATGTCGATACGATCAACGTGATCGTCCGGCAGGACCTGCTGGAGACCCTTGAAGTTGACGGCGGCAGCCATCTGGCCGTTTTCGGAGAGCTGCGCTCGTTCAACAATAAGCGCGGTGACGGTAGCCGGCTTGTCATCAGTGTTCTGGCCAAGGAGCTAACGTTCACCGACGACGAGGACACGAACACCGTGGCGCTCACGGGCGTTCTCTGCAAGCGCCCGAACCTGCGTAAAACGCCGATGGGGCGGCAGATCTGCGATTTGATGCTCGCCGTCAACAGGCGTTACGGCCGCAGTGACTATCTGCCGTGCATTGCCTGGGGGCGGCTGGCCGAAAAAACGGCCGACCTAAAGGTCGGCGCACCGCTTACCCTTGAAGGGCGCATTCAAAGCCGGACTTACATAAAAACGGAAAACAACATTCAAAATGAGCGGACGGCCTTCGAGGTGTCAATCGTCACCATCGTGCCATAA
- the infC gene encoding translation initiation factor IF-3, with amino-acid sequence MNAGAFGIRILFCRVYYRRCFNISNTSYQINEDIRDKEIRLIGDDGAQLGIMSSADAMKIAFERELDLVKIAPTSTPPVCKIMDYGKYRFEQAKREKEARKNQHIVEVKEIRMSPGIGINDFNTKLKNGLKFLQDGDRLKVTVRFRGREMAHTNIGEDLLKKFAEGCAEFASVDKNPKLEGRFMAMFLSPKTK; translated from the coding sequence ATGAACGCGGGTGCTTTTGGCATCCGCATTTTGTTTTGTCGGGTTTATTACAGGAGGTGCTTTAATATCAGCAATACGTCTTATCAAATTAATGAGGATATTCGTGACAAGGAAATTCGTCTCATCGGAGATGACGGGGCCCAGCTTGGGATCATGTCATCCGCCGACGCGATGAAGATCGCCTTTGAGCGCGAGCTTGATCTCGTGAAAATCGCGCCGACATCGACGCCGCCCGTCTGCAAGATCATGGATTACGGCAAGTATCGTTTCGAGCAGGCCAAGCGGGAGAAGGAAGCACGCAAAAATCAGCATATTGTTGAAGTCAAGGAAATCCGCATGTCACCCGGCATCGGCATCAATGACTTTAACACCAAGCTGAAAAACGGGCTTAAATTCCTGCAGGACGGCGACCGCCTGAAAGTCACGGTTCGTTTCCGTGGCAGAGAGATGGCGCACACCAACATCGGTGAGGATCTTTTAAAGAAATTTGCCGAAGGCTGTGCCGAGTTTGCCTCCGTTGATAAGAATCCGAAGCTGGAGGGGCGGTTCATGGCGATGTTCCTGTCCCCGAAGACAAAGTAA
- the rpmI gene encoding 50S ribosomal protein L35, whose translation MPKIKLKTHSGAKKRFSLTKSGKVKRAHANKSHLLNGHGKSPKRKRGLRQGAYADVTNESAIKRMIPYK comes from the coding sequence ATGCCTAAGATTAAACTTAAAACCCACAGTGGGGCAAAAAAGAGATTCAGTCTCACAAAATCCGGTAAAGTCAAGCGTGCGCACGCGAACAAGAGCCACCTTCTCAACGGTCACGGGAAATCCCCCAAGCGCAAGAGAGGCCTCCGGCAGGGTGCCTATGCCGACGTGACGAACGAATCGGCTATCAAGCGCATGATCCCGTACAAATAA